The following are encoded together in the Flavihumibacter fluvii genome:
- a CDS encoding PAS domain S-box protein, translating into MITNRLPDTKMLQQIPFRFYSDEASMVHHCSDSLQKQSGRLTHPNSSCTLDDLLHLDSNASKALRFATAGREPVWFRASIRVKGESLLPVYWTVVPEPGGYEWYGFPVSDHDRVEGRLRELELIVASFHDVVFELDANGIFLNFWVRHPSKLFVPPAEFLGRNVEEILSEFFGPLAEKLIAGYHAALQSRTNQVTEYQLPGQSDWFSCRFTPILDPESRIVGMLIIITDISEQKTLENNLRQSENRYRDLFENANDIIYIVALDSRILSMNHKAEELLEVTEAEVLGQSSHQFFAPEKLAGAIAAGDLKRNKQARVTLYESEFISRSGVRIPVEISSRLIYKDDQPTGIHITARDITVQKKSQQELAKSEARFRFLSEHARDLVCLHRPNGDYIYVSPSSKTIMGYEPDFLVDKSPYDFFHPVDGATVVREAHLFINSGNDSPSVQYRYRKSDGSYIWLESVSKPIIEDGEVIYIQTNTRDITDRKSDEQLLIERDRLSSALAKTSRILLEKITLQDGLEDCAPILGDAVQAECIFVLEYTPGDLEMVDLWCGIHQLTAVEKKKIFEATAKLLPAQESCYPSQIIEFQAENEPNSALKKWMDDTGFKSLVLTPITTTEGCWGLLGCGQRSYARSWSKTITDTLITFASSVSSVVDKNIRDTKIKESEERFKALFKNSLDIVFVVNQAGRVTFATPSLQKILGYEETEILNEFCSSIIHPEEKKAFNAALNKMATGLQEDHVLPVRVLHRKGHWVWMELKGQSKIDNPNINGIILSLRDISEYIEIEKTLKQYSDKITGMLNSITDGFIALDKNFDITMFNTVAQVLLNNNTGLQVGGNAWDLLPNARESDSFKALHTAVQEKRTIRYEQHVESLGSWFDVSAYPYDDGIFVYFKDATERKHREKLLQLEKEVLEMHTGSSASLTQIADHLLNGLEQLGDDMRCAVCLVKPNLREGISLSAPGLPQAYHEFVESTPLDHKLTTCARAILHRRPIMITNIAESDLALQTRESAAAVGIKASWSIPLINSTNEIIGTFAVYFFQCRKPSQAEQAMISRATHILTMIIENKQSAEKVRISNERYLLATRAANEAIWDWNAEEQVSFWGEGFNTLFGYPSGFYKGDSMNWENKIHPDDKERVLANIAEFTSGRRRGLFSEEYRLLKADGNFAQVIDKGYCLYNKEGKVIRMIGSCEDVTERKMMQEQLLQQEIHKQQQIAQAVVDVQENERAEIGKELHDNINQLLTTAKLFLEVAENDQDMRQQMIRRSSDTIMGAINEIRKISRSLMPASIGDLGLISSINDMVQNIAIARQLVVNFRYDKNLDQLVHPKQKLMLFRIIQEQVNNVIKHARASSLLIAISYQPKKVRLEITDNGIGFDLSQAKMKDGVGLSNIMSRAAIFNAKVQVNTSPGKGCQLIIDLPNTLINTNPNE; encoded by the coding sequence ATGATCACCAATCGCCTGCCTGATACAAAGATGCTGCAGCAGATACCCTTTCGGTTTTATTCCGATGAAGCCAGTATGGTGCATCATTGCAGCGATTCCCTTCAAAAACAATCAGGCCGCCTTACCCATCCAAATAGCTCCTGTACCCTTGATGACCTGTTACATCTCGACAGTAATGCCAGTAAAGCATTGCGATTTGCAACAGCCGGGCGGGAACCAGTTTGGTTCCGGGCTTCCATCCGGGTAAAAGGGGAAAGCTTGTTGCCGGTTTACTGGACCGTTGTACCCGAGCCCGGTGGCTATGAATGGTATGGTTTCCCCGTTAGCGACCACGATCGGGTGGAGGGCCGGCTTAGGGAATTAGAACTCATTGTGGCGTCTTTTCATGATGTGGTTTTTGAACTGGATGCCAATGGAATCTTCCTGAATTTCTGGGTCAGGCACCCTTCAAAATTATTTGTCCCGCCAGCTGAATTCCTGGGCAGGAACGTTGAAGAGATCCTGTCCGAATTTTTTGGCCCCCTTGCTGAAAAGCTGATCGCTGGTTATCACGCAGCTTTACAATCACGCACCAACCAGGTGACTGAATACCAGTTACCCGGACAATCAGATTGGTTTTCCTGCCGGTTTACGCCGATATTGGATCCCGAAAGCCGGATCGTAGGCATGCTGATTATCATAACTGACATCAGTGAACAGAAAACCCTGGAGAATAACCTTCGCCAAAGTGAAAACCGGTACCGCGACCTCTTTGAAAATGCCAATGACATCATTTACATCGTGGCACTAGATAGCAGGATCCTCTCCATGAACCATAAGGCGGAAGAATTACTGGAGGTTACAGAAGCGGAGGTCCTTGGACAGTCATCCCACCAGTTCTTCGCACCGGAAAAACTGGCCGGGGCGATTGCTGCGGGTGACCTTAAAAGAAATAAACAGGCCCGGGTCACCTTGTATGAATCGGAATTTATCTCAAGGTCAGGTGTCAGGATTCCGGTTGAGATCAGTTCCCGCCTCATCTATAAAGACGACCAGCCAACCGGCATCCATATTACTGCAAGGGACATCACTGTCCAGAAAAAATCCCAGCAGGAACTGGCTAAAAGCGAAGCCCGTTTCAGGTTCCTGTCGGAACATGCCCGTGACCTTGTTTGCCTCCACCGGCCCAATGGTGATTACATTTATGTTTCGCCTTCCAGTAAAACGATCATGGGCTATGAGCCCGATTTCCTGGTGGATAAATCGCCCTATGATTTTTTTCATCCCGTTGACGGCGCAACCGTTGTTCGGGAAGCGCATCTGTTCATTAATTCAGGAAATGATTCACCATCAGTCCAATACCGGTACCGGAAAAGCGATGGCAGCTATATCTGGCTGGAATCAGTATCAAAGCCAATTATAGAAGATGGTGAGGTGATTTATATCCAGACCAATACCCGGGATATTACCGACCGGAAATCTGATGAGCAACTATTGATTGAAAGGGACCGGTTATCTTCTGCCCTGGCTAAAACCTCAAGGATATTATTAGAGAAAATCACCTTACAGGATGGCCTTGAAGACTGCGCACCGATCCTTGGTGACGCAGTTCAGGCTGAATGCATTTTTGTGCTGGAATATACACCTGGAGACCTGGAAATGGTTGACCTGTGGTGTGGAATTCATCAACTGACGGCAGTAGAAAAGAAAAAAATATTTGAGGCCACCGCCAAATTATTACCGGCACAGGAATCCTGTTATCCCAGCCAGATCATTGAGTTCCAGGCGGAAAACGAGCCTAATAGCGCCCTGAAAAAATGGATGGATGATACTGGTTTCAAGTCATTGGTATTAACACCCATCACGACCACTGAAGGCTGCTGGGGATTGCTGGGCTGTGGACAAAGATCATATGCCCGCAGCTGGAGTAAAACCATCACGGATACCCTCATTACTTTTGCTTCTTCTGTGAGTAGTGTGGTGGATAAAAACATACGGGACACCAAAATCAAAGAAAGCGAAGAACGGTTTAAGGCCCTGTTTAAAAACTCGCTGGATATCGTTTTTGTTGTGAACCAGGCAGGCCGCGTAACCTTTGCGACACCAAGCCTGCAGAAGATTTTAGGCTATGAGGAAACCGAAATCCTGAATGAATTCTGCAGTTCCATCATCCATCCGGAAGAAAAAAAAGCCTTCAACGCTGCCCTGAATAAAATGGCTACCGGATTGCAGGAAGACCATGTGCTTCCGGTCAGGGTCCTGCATCGAAAAGGGCATTGGGTCTGGATGGAATTAAAAGGCCAGAGTAAAATTGATAATCCAAATATCAATGGCATCATTTTGAGCCTGCGGGATATTTCCGAATATATAGAGATCGAAAAAACCCTGAAGCAATACTCCGATAAGATCACGGGAATGCTCAACAGTATTACTGATGGATTTATCGCGCTGGATAAGAATTTTGATATTACCATGTTCAATACAGTTGCACAGGTATTGCTCAATAATAATACCGGGCTGCAGGTAGGCGGAAATGCCTGGGATCTCCTGCCAAATGCCAGGGAATCCGATAGCTTTAAAGCACTGCATACTGCAGTTCAGGAAAAACGAACCATAAGGTATGAACAACATGTTGAATCCCTGGGCAGCTGGTTCGATGTAAGTGCCTATCCATATGATGATGGGATTTTCGTGTACTTCAAGGATGCCACTGAACGGAAACACCGGGAAAAATTACTGCAACTGGAAAAAGAAGTGCTGGAAATGCATACCGGTTCTTCAGCCTCTTTAACCCAAATAGCCGATCATTTACTGAATGGGCTGGAACAACTTGGCGATGATATGCGTTGCGCAGTTTGCCTGGTAAAGCCAAACCTGCGGGAAGGAATTTCATTGTCGGCACCTGGCCTGCCGCAGGCATATCATGAATTCGTAGAGAGTACACCGCTGGACCATAAATTAACGACCTGCGCGCGGGCCATTCTGCACAGGCGACCAATAATGATTACCAATATTGCAGAAAGTGACCTTGCCCTGCAGACACGTGAGTCGGCTGCCGCCGTCGGTATAAAAGCGTCCTGGTCCATCCCCCTGATTAATTCAACCAATGAGATCATTGGTACATTTGCCGTTTACTTCTTTCAATGCCGGAAACCTTCACAGGCTGAGCAGGCCATGATCAGCAGGGCCACCCATATCCTTACCATGATCATTGAAAACAAGCAAAGTGCAGAAAAAGTAAGGATCAGCAATGAACGCTACCTCCTGGCCACGCGGGCCGCTAATGAAGCGATCTGGGATTGGAATGCGGAAGAGCAGGTGTCTTTTTGGGGCGAAGGGTTTAATACGCTTTTTGGTTATCCGTCAGGATTTTATAAGGGTGATTCCATGAACTGGGAGAATAAGATTCATCCTGATGATAAAGAAAGGGTTTTGGCCAATATAGCGGAGTTCACTTCCGGTAGAAGGAGAGGCCTTTTCTCTGAAGAATACAGGTTACTGAAAGCCGATGGAAATTTTGCCCAGGTGATCGATAAGGGCTATTGCCTTTATAACAAAGAAGGAAAAGTTATCCGGATGATCGGCTCCTGTGAAGACGTGACCGAAAGGAAAATGATGCAGGAACAATTACTGCAGCAGGAAATCCACAAACAACAACAGATTGCCCAGGCGGTGGTAGATGTACAGGAAAACGAAAGGGCCGAGATCGGGAAGGAGCTCCATGATAATATCAACCAGCTCCTTACGACCGCCAAACTTTTCCTGGAAGTGGCAGAGAATGACCAGGATATGCGCCAGCAGATGATTCGCCGGAGCTCTGACACCATCATGGGTGCCATCAACGAAATCAGGAAGATCAGCCGCTCCCTGATGCCAGCCAGCATCGGTGACCTGGGCCTCATTTCTTCCATAAACGATATGGTACAGAATATTGCCATAGCACGACAATTGGTGGTTAATTTCAGGTATGATAAAAACCTCGACCAACTGGTGCACCCCAAGCAAAAACTAATGCTGTTCCGGATCATCCAGGAACAGGTTAATAATGTCATCAAACATGCCCGGGCTTCCAGCCTCCTCATCGCCATTTCCTACCAACCGAAAAAAGTGCGGCTGGAAATAACCGATAATGGCATTGGTTTCGACCTCAGCCAGGCAAAAATGAAGGACGGGGTTGGCCTCAGCAATATCATGAGCCGGGCCGCCATATTTAATGCCAAAGTCCAGGTTAATACTTCCCCGGGAAAAGGTTGCCAATTAATAATAGATTTGCCAAACACCCTAATCAACACAAACCCTAATGAGTAA
- a CDS encoding response regulator, translated as MSKVSIMIVDDHKLIRETWSFILGSDPRFEVIADCGDPETAIDLARELKPNIVLMDINMSPMSGFDATEQIRQLSPQTKVIGVSMHSQPAYARKMLQVGAQGYVTKNSSKDEMVKAILEVDKGNKYVCDEIRNIISEQMTENDGEGPDIHSLTDREIQIIHFIKSGNSSKEIAVELDISLKTVEVHRHNILKKLKIKNAASLVNFINSNPSLY; from the coding sequence ATGAGTAAGGTATCCATCATGATCGTTGACGATCATAAACTGATCCGTGAAACCTGGAGTTTTATCCTGGGATCTGACCCGCGATTTGAGGTCATTGCCGATTGCGGAGACCCTGAAACTGCTATCGACCTGGCCAGGGAACTTAAGCCAAATATAGTCCTCATGGATATTAACATGAGCCCGATGAGTGGATTTGATGCAACCGAACAGATTCGCCAGCTTTCTCCCCAAACCAAAGTGATTGGCGTTTCCATGCATTCCCAGCCGGCATATGCCCGTAAAATGCTCCAGGTGGGCGCACAGGGGTATGTTACCAAAAACAGCAGCAAGGATGAAATGGTGAAAGCCATCCTGGAGGTGGACAAAGGCAATAAATATGTGTGCGATGAAATCAGGAACATTATTTCCGAGCAAATGACCGAAAATGATGGTGAAGGTCCGGATATCCATAGTCTCACCGACAGGGAAATACAGATCATCCATTTTATCAAATCAGGAAATTCCTCAAAGGAAATCGCTGTTGAACTGGATATTTCCCTGAAAACAGTTGAAGTGCACCGCCATAATATTTTAAAGAAACTAAAGATTAAAAATGCTGCTTCATTGGTGAACTTTATCAATAGCAACCCAAGTTTGTATTAG
- a CDS encoding uracil-DNA glycosylase family protein, with product MKTFAESAISFFASLSIPENLPEGVVPLFPYNDPPVKELVRKFYTRFFSDTNLRFMLVGINPGRFGAGITGINFTAPRQLREDCGISHELGNSSELSAEFIYSVINAFGGAKAFYRHFYLAAVSPVGFVQNGKNLNYYDDPRLMASILPYALDCMQRQLRFGVHRTVAICIGGDKNYKFLKAMNEAGNFFAEILTVPHPRFILQYRRSSQESYIQQYLSALDYCLHK from the coding sequence ATGAAGACCTTTGCAGAATCTGCCATTTCTTTTTTTGCCAGTCTTTCCATTCCGGAAAATTTGCCGGAAGGTGTTGTGCCCCTCTTTCCGTATAATGATCCACCCGTGAAGGAACTGGTGCGGAAATTTTATACCCGGTTTTTCTCTGATACCAACCTTCGGTTTATGCTGGTTGGCATCAACCCGGGACGTTTTGGTGCCGGGATTACAGGGATCAATTTCACCGCACCCCGCCAATTGCGGGAAGATTGCGGCATCAGCCACGAATTGGGTAATTCTTCCGAATTGTCCGCAGAATTCATCTATTCCGTCATTAACGCATTCGGTGGCGCGAAAGCTTTCTACCGGCACTTTTACCTTGCAGCCGTGAGCCCGGTCGGATTCGTTCAAAACGGCAAAAACCTGAATTATTATGATGATCCCCGCTTGATGGCATCCATTCTGCCTTATGCGCTGGATTGTATGCAACGCCAGCTCAGGTTTGGTGTTCACCGAACGGTCGCCATCTGTATTGGCGGCGATAAAAATTACAAGTTTTTAAAGGCCATGAACGAGGCGGGCAATTTTTTTGCCGAGATCCTTACTGTTCCACACCCCAGGTTCATCCTCCAATATCGCCGCTCTTCACAAGAATCCTATATTCAGCAATATTTATCTGCCCTCGACTATTGTTTACATAAATAA
- a CDS encoding MATE family efflux transporter has protein sequence MRSNTQSTLSIGSLYQFIKSALRGDAQDYTTGSIRRAVFLLAVPMILEMGMESVFAVVDLYFVGRLPDSRHNIQTVGLTESVLSIIYSLAIGISMAATAMVARRVGEKDSKAAAHAAMQSLWLAFGITFFVSMAGLLLAPQILGWMGAEPTTVELGTPYTRLMMGSSLVIMLLFLINGIFRGAGDASMAMKSLWIANIANIILCPVLILGLGPVPSLGLFGAALATTIGRGIGVSYQLYHLFSGKSLVKLQLDDWKPDWRIIKSLINIAAPGTLQFIIGSCSWIFLARLVAETGHAEASAGYQTAIRVLIFFLLPAWGMANAAATLVGQNLGAGQPERAAQSVIATAKYNTIFMAAVMFFFLFGANWVIGFFTHEAAVKEIGVQAIRIMSIGYIFYGIGMVMTNAFNGAGDTKTPTWINLFGFWLFQIPLAYVLAKWWQMGPLGVFIAIPVTETCITLAAWWLFRRGKWKTVKI, from the coding sequence ATGCGTAGTAATACCCAATCTACCCTGAGTATAGGTAGTTTATACCAATTTATTAAATCAGCCCTGCGTGGCGATGCACAGGATTACACCACCGGAAGTATCCGGCGGGCCGTCTTTTTACTGGCCGTTCCGATGATCCTGGAAATGGGAATGGAAAGTGTTTTTGCGGTGGTGGACCTGTATTTTGTGGGCCGCCTTCCCGATAGCCGGCATAATATCCAGACCGTTGGCCTTACTGAATCGGTGCTGTCTATTATTTATTCCCTGGCCATAGGTATCAGCATGGCAGCAACCGCCATGGTGGCCAGAAGGGTGGGCGAGAAAGATAGTAAAGCAGCCGCTCACGCTGCCATGCAATCGCTCTGGCTGGCATTTGGCATCACGTTTTTCGTGAGTATGGCCGGACTATTGCTGGCACCCCAGATCCTGGGCTGGATGGGTGCCGAACCTACAACTGTTGAACTGGGCACACCCTACACCCGCCTGATGATGGGCAGCAGCCTGGTGATCATGTTGCTGTTCCTGATCAATGGTATTTTCAGGGGTGCCGGTGACGCCTCAATGGCCATGAAAAGCCTTTGGATCGCCAATATCGCTAACATTATTCTATGCCCGGTTTTGATCCTGGGACTGGGCCCTGTTCCTTCACTTGGACTTTTTGGAGCCGCTTTGGCCACAACAATCGGAAGGGGGATTGGCGTCTCTTACCAGCTCTACCATTTATTCAGTGGTAAATCACTGGTAAAATTGCAACTGGATGACTGGAAACCAGACTGGCGTATTATTAAATCGCTCATCAATATTGCCGCCCCCGGCACCTTACAGTTTATCATTGGCTCCTGCAGCTGGATCTTCCTGGCAAGGCTGGTTGCCGAAACAGGCCATGCCGAAGCTTCTGCTGGTTACCAGACCGCTATCAGGGTGCTGATCTTTTTCCTGTTGCCGGCATGGGGAATGGCCAATGCAGCCGCCACGCTGGTTGGACAAAACCTGGGTGCCGGACAACCCGAAAGGGCCGCGCAATCTGTTATAGCCACCGCAAAATATAATACGATTTTCATGGCAGCCGTTATGTTTTTCTTTTTGTTCGGTGCCAATTGGGTAATTGGGTTTTTCACCCACGAAGCCGCTGTAAAAGAGATCGGCGTACAAGCCATCCGGATTATGAGTATCGGGTACATATTTTACGGGATTGGTATGGTGATGACCAATGCTTTTAATGGCGCGGGAGACACAAAAACACCTACATGGATCAACCTGTTCGGCTTCTGGCTGTTCCAGATTCCGTTGGCCTATGTGCTGGCAAAATGGTGGCAGATGGGCCCCCTTGGGGTGTTTATAGCAATTCCGGTTACTGAAACATGCATTACCCTCGCGGCCTGGTGGCTGTTCCGCCGGGGAAAATGGAAGACAGTAAAAATTTAG
- a CDS encoding AI-2E family transporter produces the protein MAFYDEDKLRQAFFIGIIGLLGIVLFLQLKSFLPAILGAFTLYVLMSKFMDKLVARKWSPALAAAFLMLVSFLVIVVPIGSVIKMLIARLSLSEDQFNHAVSALQVFIKGIEDRTGFELLTDKYVGQLSGFVARELPIVLGATFNTITTIIIMYFILFFMLTQGSEMEDILSQFLPMEKRHRHLVQKEMGTLVLSNAIGIPLIALLQGLIGLVGYLILGVKEPVLWFAITCISAMLPIVGAAAAYIPLTIMFFVAGDNLRGIGMLILGFGFIGMSDNIFRFWLQKKIGNVHPLITVFGVLVGLKLFGFIGLVFGPLLISVFILLIRIYRLEFSHTRFVHEAPLTVDLPPESPPGNTVPASGGQG, from the coding sequence ATGGCATTTTACGATGAAGACAAACTTAGGCAGGCCTTCTTTATAGGTATCATTGGTTTACTGGGAATTGTGCTGTTCCTGCAGCTGAAATCCTTTTTGCCAGCCATACTGGGCGCCTTTACCCTCTATGTGCTGATGAGTAAATTCATGGACAAGCTGGTGGCCAGGAAATGGTCACCAGCCCTTGCGGCAGCATTCCTGATGCTCGTTTCTTTCCTGGTGATTGTGGTCCCGATCGGATCTGTCATCAAGATGCTGATTGCAAGGCTCAGTCTTTCTGAAGATCAATTCAATCATGCTGTAAGTGCCTTACAGGTATTCATTAAAGGAATCGAAGACAGAACCGGGTTTGAACTTCTGACCGATAAATATGTCGGCCAATTAAGCGGGTTCGTTGCAAGGGAACTGCCCATCGTCCTGGGAGCCACCTTTAATACGATCACCACCATCATCATCATGTATTTTATCTTGTTTTTCATGCTCACGCAGGGTAGTGAAATGGAAGACATCTTATCACAATTCCTACCCATGGAAAAAAGGCACCGCCACCTTGTCCAGAAAGAAATGGGTACCCTCGTCCTGTCCAACGCCATAGGAATTCCCCTGATCGCTTTGCTGCAGGGACTGATTGGATTGGTCGGCTATCTTATCCTCGGGGTAAAAGAGCCCGTGCTTTGGTTTGCGATCACCTGCATTTCAGCCATGCTGCCTATTGTTGGGGCCGCAGCAGCTTACATTCCCCTTACTATTATGTTTTTCGTTGCCGGCGATAACCTTAGGGGAATAGGTATGCTGATCCTGGGTTTTGGTTTTATCGGGATGTCTGATAATATCTTCCGGTTCTGGCTCCAGAAAAAAATCGGCAATGTCCATCCGCTGATCACGGTCTTCGGGGTACTGGTCGGACTCAAATTATTTGGCTTTATCGGGTTGGTATTCGGTCCCCTGCTTATTTCGGTTTTTATCCTGCTGATCAGGATCTACCGATTGGAATTTTCGCATACCAGGTTCGTCCATGAAGCGCCGCTAACTGTCGATCTGCCACCAGAGAGTCCACCGGGCAACACTGTCCCTGCCTCCGGCGGGCAAGGGTAA
- a CDS encoding murein L,D-transpeptidase catalytic domain family protein — protein MQPDVSLMINPKLKSALAGIFLFSSTLLPVNLAANNSKSIAGKSASNKKTGYKKATSPNKKNFKVTNSFSVNAGFSAQVMQEADSMYKQLNLAEKGLSKKAFIYGWKGYRILQKKGFLQRSEVLSICDFSQSSRHKRLYIIDVEQKVLLVNTFVAHGRNSGGEFARQFSNKPQSRQSSLGFYVTRQTYFGEHGLSLRIDGIERGFNDRANARNIVVHGSDYLGGSFLENNPFNGRSYGCPAVPGDESQYIIDAIKNGTCMFIYHPTKKYLSTSRIINA, from the coding sequence ATGCAACCTGATGTAAGCCTGATGATCAATCCGAAATTAAAATCCGCCCTGGCAGGAATATTCCTGTTCTCTTCAACCTTATTGCCGGTTAACCTGGCTGCCAATAATAGTAAGTCCATAGCCGGTAAATCGGCCAGCAACAAAAAAACCGGGTATAAAAAAGCAACATCCCCGAATAAAAAGAACTTCAAGGTTACCAATAGCTTTTCCGTAAATGCCGGTTTTTCTGCACAAGTGATGCAGGAGGCAGACAGTATGTACAAACAATTGAACCTGGCTGAAAAGGGACTTTCCAAAAAAGCATTTATTTATGGCTGGAAGGGCTATCGCATTTTACAGAAAAAGGGATTTTTACAACGTTCCGAAGTGTTGTCCATCTGCGACTTTAGCCAGTCTTCCCGTCATAAAAGATTGTATATCATTGATGTAGAACAAAAAGTGCTGCTCGTGAATACTTTTGTGGCCCATGGCCGCAATTCTGGTGGTGAATTCGCCCGCCAATTCTCCAATAAACCCCAGTCGCGCCAGAGCAGTCTTGGTTTTTATGTGACCCGCCAGACTTATTTTGGGGAACATGGACTTTCCTTAAGGATCGATGGTATTGAACGCGGCTTCAATGACCGGGCTAATGCCAGGAACATTGTGGTACACGGTTCAGATTACCTCGGTGGAAGTTTCCTGGAAAACAACCCTTTCAATGGCCGTAGTTATGGTTGCCCGGCTGTTCCGGGCGACGAATCCCAATACATTATTGATGCCATAAAGAATGGCACTTGTATGTTTATATATCATCCAACCAAAAAATACCTTTCGACTTCGCGGATCATAAATGCTTAG
- the rpoN gene encoding RNA polymerase factor sigma-54 has translation MALSQSLQQKLLQKLSPQQIQLMKLLQVPTANLEERIKEELEENPALEQSDESSDDSFEESREEFENGEEDYETEGSEDEYDNINISDYVHDGDDDIADYRLRDDNYPELDDKQTMPFKVESSLHDTLNDQLGMLTLDDRKRRIAEQIVGSIDDDGYLRRESTAIQDDLAFRQNIEASTEEIEELILLIQHFDPAGVAARDLQECLLLQLDRRKNEGKSVQMAIEILSNYFDEFTKKHYDKIQRGLNIDDEQLRDIIRQIVKLNPKPGGNISEMNKAESYVIPDFFIYNNAGKLELTLNGKNAPDLRISEGYRDMLKEYDRGTKKDKRQKEAVLFIKQKIDAAKWFIDAIKQRQQTLMMTMQTIMDYQEEFFLTGDETTLRPMILKDIAERTGLDISTVSRVANSKFVQTEFGTYRLKFFFSESLSTESGEEVSTREVKKILSDMVEGENKRKPLSDERLTELLQEKGYNIARRTVAKYREQLNIPVARLRKEL, from the coding sequence ATGGCACTGAGTCAAAGTTTACAGCAGAAATTATTGCAGAAGCTTTCCCCTCAGCAAATTCAATTGATGAAGTTGCTACAGGTGCCAACAGCCAATTTGGAAGAGCGCATCAAGGAGGAGCTGGAAGAAAACCCCGCACTGGAGCAGAGTGATGAGTCATCAGATGATTCCTTTGAAGAATCGAGGGAAGAGTTTGAAAACGGGGAAGAGGATTATGAAACGGAGGGTAGTGAGGACGAGTATGATAATATCAACATCAGCGATTATGTACATGATGGGGATGACGATATTGCCGATTACCGGCTCAGGGACGATAATTACCCGGAACTGGATGACAAGCAAACCATGCCATTTAAGGTGGAATCGAGTTTACACGACACCCTGAATGACCAGCTGGGTATGCTTACCCTGGATGACAGGAAGCGCCGGATCGCTGAACAAATAGTAGGCAGCATTGACGACGATGGTTACCTCCGCAGGGAATCAACCGCTATACAGGATGACCTGGCCTTCCGCCAGAACATAGAGGCAAGTACTGAAGAGATAGAGGAACTGATATTGCTTATCCAGCATTTTGATCCGGCTGGTGTTGCAGCGCGCGATTTACAGGAATGCCTGTTGCTTCAACTCGATCGCCGTAAAAATGAGGGGAAGTCCGTTCAAATGGCCATCGAAATATTGTCGAACTACTTTGATGAATTTACTAAGAAGCATTATGATAAAATCCAGCGCGGACTTAACATAGATGACGAGCAGCTGCGTGACATCATCAGGCAGATTGTAAAGCTGAACCCCAAACCCGGTGGGAATATCAGCGAAATGAACAAGGCCGAAAGCTATGTGATCCCCGATTTTTTCATTTACAACAATGCCGGCAAACTGGAACTCACACTGAACGGCAAAAATGCCCCAGACCTCCGCATCAGTGAAGGATACCGCGATATGCTGAAGGAATATGACCGGGGTACTAAAAAAGACAAGCGCCAGAAAGAAGCTGTTCTTTTCATCAAGCAGAAGATCGATGCAGCCAAATGGTTCATCGATGCTATCAAACAACGGCAGCAGACCCTGATGATGACCATGCAGACCATCATGGATTACCAGGAAGAATTTTTCCTCACGGGGGATGAAACCACGCTCAGGCCCATGATCCTGAAAGATATTGCCGAAAGGACCGGATTGGATATCAGTACGGTGAGCCGGGTAGCCAACAGCAAATTTGTACAAACTGAATTCGGCACCTACCGGCTTAAATTTTTCTTCAGCGAAAGCCTGAGTACAGAAAGTGGTGAAGAAGTTTCTACCCGGGAGGTGAAGAAGATCCTGAGTGATATGGTAGAAGGGGAAAATAAAAGAAAACCCCTCAGCGATGAACGATTGACCGAACTTTTGCAGGAAAAAGGTTATAACATTGCACGTAGAACGGTGGCCAAATACCGCGAACAACTCAATATTCCGGTGGCGCGCTTAAGAAAGGAATTATAA